A region from the Streptomyces lydicus genome encodes:
- a CDS encoding enoyl-CoA hydratase/isomerase family protein, with protein MTIRIKAKDGVALVTLDRPERHNAIDLDTAAELAAAWRAFRFDDAVRAAVVTGAGGRAFSTGLDRSAADVPQPPSPYSLDDPLLRIGPKANDLWKPVIAAVDGMACGGAFYLLGEADFLIASENSTFFDPHTTYGMVSAYESILMAQRMPLGEVARMALMGTAERLGAARAYEIGLVSELTAPGAAAEVALRRAAVLAAQPTEPVQGTVRALWAAKEAARAQALAHAPQLIALGNLPPDRQAGLFAARTRHGGQEDGRDGERDGGQHGGQDGGPLVR; from the coding sequence ATGACGATCCGCATCAAGGCCAAGGACGGGGTCGCCCTGGTCACCCTCGACCGGCCCGAGCGGCACAACGCCATCGACCTCGACACGGCCGCCGAACTCGCCGCCGCCTGGCGGGCGTTCCGCTTCGACGACGCCGTACGGGCCGCGGTGGTCACCGGCGCCGGCGGCCGGGCGTTCTCCACCGGCCTCGACCGCTCCGCCGCCGACGTCCCCCAGCCCCCCTCGCCCTACTCCCTCGACGACCCGCTGCTCCGCATCGGCCCGAAGGCCAACGACCTGTGGAAGCCGGTCATCGCCGCCGTCGACGGAATGGCCTGCGGAGGCGCCTTCTACCTCCTGGGCGAGGCCGATTTCCTCATCGCCTCCGAGAACTCCACCTTCTTCGACCCGCACACCACCTACGGGATGGTCAGCGCGTACGAGTCCATCCTCATGGCGCAGCGGATGCCCCTGGGGGAAGTGGCCCGGATGGCGCTGATGGGGACCGCGGAGCGGCTGGGCGCGGCCCGGGCGTACGAGATCGGACTGGTCTCCGAGCTGACCGCACCCGGTGCCGCGGCCGAGGTGGCGCTGCGCCGTGCGGCCGTGCTCGCCGCCCAGCCGACCGAGCCGGTCCAGGGCACCGTACGCGCCCTGTGGGCGGCCAAGGAGGCGGCCAGGGCACAGGCCCTGGCGCACGCCCCCCAGCTGATCGCGCTGGGCAATCTGCCCCCGGACCGCCAGGCCGGGCTGTTCGCCGCCCGCACCCGCCATGGCGGTCAGGAGGACGGGCGGGACGGGGAACGGGACGGCGGCCAGCACGGCGGCCAGGACGGCGGGCCACTGGTCAGATGA